Within the Trueperaceae bacterium genome, the region CTGCCCTCGAACCGCTCCCACTCGCGGTCTCCGTATGAGTCGAAGAAGCCCCGGATGGTTTCTGGATCGTATCGCATGAGCGAAGTTAGCAAACGAGGCCCGAGCGCGCGAAGGACTGGTAGCGATCGCGTCGGGTAGCCCGCGCTAGCCTGTGAGCAGGAGGTGGACGTTTGCTGGGCGCGATCGTAGGGGACATGATCGGGTCGGTTTACGAGCACAGGCCGATCAAGACGAAGGAGTTCCCGCTGTGGTGCGACTCCTCGCGGTTCACGGACGACACCGTCCTCACTGTCGCGGTCGCCGCCGCGCTCCTGGGCGACCGAGACTACGCGGCAGCCCTGAAGGAGTTCGGACGGAGCTACCCCGACGCCGGCTACGGCACCACGTTCAGAAGTTGGTTGGACTCCCCATCCAGCGAACCGTACGGAAGTTGGGGCAACGGCTCGGCGATGCGGGTGAGCCCCGTGGGCTTCGCACTCGACAACGTCGAGGAGGTCCTCGACGAAGCGGAGCGCACCGCAGCAGTGACCCACGACCACGCGGAGGGGATAAAGGGTGCACAGGCGGTCGCGCTGGCGGTATTCCGAGCGCGAAACGGGGCCGCAAGGGCGAGCATGGCTCACGAACTGACCAGCCTCTTCGGTTACGACCTGAGCGGCACGCCCGACGAGATCCGGCGCGACTACCACTTCGACGTCTCCT harbors:
- a CDS encoding ADP-ribosylglycohydrolase family protein — its product is MLGAIVGDMIGSVYEHRPIKTKEFPLWCDSSRFTDDTVLTVAVAAALLGDRDYAAALKEFGRSYPDAGYGTTFRSWLDSPSSEPYGSWGNGSAMRVSPVGFALDNVEEVLDEAERTAAVTHDHAEGIKGAQAVALAVFRARNGAARASMAHELTSLFGYDLSGTPDEIRRDYHFDVSCQGSVPQALVSFLASHSFEDAVRNAVSLGGDSDTLACVAGAVAEAYYGGVPAPLAGEARARLPGELLEVVERFETRFG